DNA sequence from the Bacteroidia bacterium genome:
TGCGTATTTTTTATTTTCAGGAGGGAAGGTAAATTTTTTAAATTCAATTTTTCTTTGGGTCGGCTTTGCAAGCTCTTTGACAAAGCATTGCCTTGCGGGGTGGCTTGTGGGGCTTTGGCAATGTGCTTGCAAAATGCGTAGGCTCATACGATTTTGTTTATTGGTTTATCAATTCCTTTTAGTAGTTCTTCCAACTGTCCGCCTGGGCTTGCGTAACCAATGGTGATTTGGTCAGCAAGGGTTGTCATTAGTTGGTTGCGTGTCTGTGCGTTTTGGCTGCTTACTCGTTTTACCGATTTATCAAACGGTGTGATGATTAACAGTCTGCCTTGTTCCAATGGTTTTTTAAATTCCGGCTCTACTCTTTCTTTCAGCCCTCTTGCCAATGTCAAGATGATGGGCTGTTTGCCCTTGAGCAGATAATGCAACACATCTTTTTCTATTTGGCTGTGGAAGCCACTAATCACACAATTTCCTTTTTCTCTTTGCTCTATTGCCCAATCATAGCATTTCAATACCACCGAAGCAGGCACTTGGCGGCTGCATAAAAAAGCTGTTTTGGGTAGCTTTAAAAGGTCGGTATTGCCAATTGTCTGAACCATGATGACGTTAAGATTATTAGGATTACCATGATTATTGGGGTTTGTATTTTTTGTTGAATAAACGTTTGAATTGTAAACTCTTTGCCCCAAAATTTATCAGCAACCCGGTTTGTAAATTATAGGCCTCTAAATAATTCATTGCCTGTGCCAGGTGTACATCTTCTAATTGGATAATCGCTTTTATCTCTACCGAAATTTCACCACTAACCAAAAAATCAACCCTTCTTCCCCCAACATCTTGTCCTTTGTAAAGTAAGGGCATTTCAAATTCTCTTTGGTGTTCAATACCACGCAGCCCCATTTCGTAAGACAGTGCTCGCTGATACACCACCTCCTGAAAACCATTGCCCATAATGGAATGCACTTCCATGGCACTGCCAATTACTGCATGTGTTATTACATCTTGTTCTTCTTTTGTCATTGCCGTTAGTTTAGTTGTTTATTTACTGATTGTCTGAGCCGCCATTGTCTGCACCATGATTTTAGTAAGATTATCTGGATTACCTTGATTTTAATCTTGCTCATCTTCGTCATCTTGTGATAATCCAGGTTCAGACAATTTATTGCCCAGTCATAACATTTCAATACCACCGAAGCAGGCACTTGCCGACTGCATAAAAAAGCTGTTTTGGGTAGCTTTAATAGGGCGGTATTGCCAAGGCTTTCTTTTATCATTCTTCGTCTTCGGTTTCTAATTCCTTACCCATCCTATATTTAATATCGTAGTTGATAATAAAATCCAATTCCTCATCCGTAAAACCATAGTGTTTGGCTAAAACAGCGTCTATTTCGTCTATGATGGGTTTTGAGGCTCTTGGTTGAAAAGATTGAATTTCCAATTGTCCGGCTCGTTTATCATTTCTTGGAAGAAAAACAGAATTATTTTCTAAATCAGTTAATAGTTTCTTGGAAAGTTTTGACAGTTGCTTCGATAGCTCATCGTTTATTTTACTGATTTCAATTGGAAACTTCAAAATCTCTCTTGTATTTACATTTCGACAATCTGAAAAGGAGATAAAAAACCAAAAGAATAGACTACTGTTTAGAACGGAAATAAGTGTTGTTTTTTCAAGTT
Encoded proteins:
- a CDS encoding DNA-binding protein; the encoded protein is MVQTIGNTDLLKLPKTAFLCSRQVPASVVLKCYDWAIEQREKGNCVISGFHSQIEKDVLHYLLKGKQPIILTLARGLKERVEPEFKKPLEQGRLLIITPFDKSVKRVSSQNAQTRNQLMTTLADQITIGYASPGGQLEELLKGIDKPINKIV
- a CDS encoding GxxExxY protein, whose translation is MTKEEQDVITHAVIGSAMEVHSIMGNGFQEVVYQRALSYEMGLRGIEHQREFEMPLLYKGQDVGGRRVDFLVSGEISVEIKAIIQLEDVHLAQAMNYLEAYNLQTGLLINFGAKSLQFKRLFNKKYKPQ